From one Nycticebus coucang isolate mNycCou1 chromosome 14, mNycCou1.pri, whole genome shotgun sequence genomic stretch:
- the LOC128565218 gene encoding hemoglobin subunit beta-like, with the protein MVHLTGEEKSAVTALWGKVNVDDVGGEALGRLLVVYPWTQRFFESFGDLSSPSAVMGNPKVKAHGKKVLSAFSDGLNHLDNLKGTFAKLSELHCDKLHVDPENFRLLGNVLVVVLAHHFGKDFTPQVQAAYQKVVAGVANALAHKYH; encoded by the exons ATGGTGCACCTGACTGGTGAGGAGAAGAGTGCCGTCACTGCCCTGTGGGGCAAGGTGAATGTGGACGACGTTGGTGGTGAGGCCCTGGGCAG GCTGCTGGTTGTCTACCCATGGACCCAGAGGTTCTTCGAATCCTTTGGGGACCTGTCCTCTCCTTCTGCTGTCATGGGCAACCCTAAAGTGAAGGCCCATGGCAAGAAGGTGCTGAGTGCTTTTAGCGATGGCCTGAATCACCTGGACAACCTCAAGGGCACCTTTGCTAAGCTTAGTGAGCTGCACTGTGACAAGCTGCACGTGGACCCTGAGAACTTCAGG CTCCTGGGCAACGTGCTGGTGGTTGTGCTGGCCCACCACTTTGGAAAGGATTTCACCCCACAGGTGCAGGCTGCCTATCAGAAGGTGGTGGCTGGTGTGGCAAATGCCCTGGCTCACAAGTATCATTGA